In the Cylindrospermopsis raciborskii Cr2010 genome, ACATACAAATGATAAAGGGGCGATTCCCCTGGACGACGGGCAAATTTTAGGTCTATTACCCTTTCCCAAGGGGCGATAAAGTCCATAGCTACTAGTGCTAACCCCCCTAACTGATGTACAAGCTGGTGGCTAAAGGTAAAAGTATCAGGAATACGTGGCGGCGGTTCGCCGATGCAAATACGAGTAGCTTGCGGATGCCATGATATATCTAGCCAGTCCCGCTTTTTCATGGTCCGCAGGGCCAGAGATATGGTGTGGCGATCGCGCTGGTAGACCTGTTCTGTACGAGCTGGTAGCCAGTTAGTTCTCAGTTGACTACAGATTGCGGTGAGGGTAGTGAAGTCGAGGGGTTGCAAAATAGTTAGAGATTATCCCCAAGGTGAGGGAATAGCTGTGGTGGATAAGATTTTACTGGCCATCAGTCTAATTGCAGTTTTACCACAATTGGGACAGGGAACTTCTAAGAACTGTGAGGATGTGATATCTACCTCACTCAAAATCCCTTGTCTACAATGCCAGCATTCAAATATGACCCTACTAACTGGTTGATTACAATCCAGTACTTTGATATGTTGTGAAGGGGTTGGTTGGGTTGATATTTTTCTGGGCTTAGGCAGTTGTTTAATTTCTTGGGTTTCCATATTTTTGCTTGTGCGTTAGCTGTATCCGATAGGTACACGCGCTTATTTTTTGGTTGTGTAACTCAACCTAAGTTGAACTACTGGTAAAATCATATTACAGCAACTGTTGAGTTGTCAACTTTGTTGGTTCTGCTCATTTCCATATTCCGCCTAATTTACATGGAAAAGATAGATATAGCCCATACAAATATTAGTTGTTGCATGGACTTGATTAACTTACCCCACTTCCCAAAGATAGGTTTACGGAGCAGTAGCAGTTAACATCTGCTTGATTTTTGTTAGCTGTTCAGCCCAGCGGGGATCGGGACGAATTGCATCCGTATCAACTGATGTTGTACTTTCCACAGGTGACCCACCACGCTTGGATTTTTTGGAACTTTTTTCACGACGACTCTGTTTGTTGGTGCTGGGAACTGGAGCTGGTGTACTAGAAGATTGTAGAACTGGTTTGGGGGTTTGCTCCTCACCCTCTTCACCTTTGGTTCTAGGTAATGCCTTTTCTAGTTTAATGGCCGCATCCTTGAACATTTGACCATTATATTTTTCGATAATTTGGTCTGCTTGGTCGTCATTGTTAACTGTCAAGAAGCCAAAACCACGACACTTACCTG is a window encoding:
- a CDS encoding RNA recognition motif domain-containing protein — protein: MSVRLYIGNLPKEEIDRQELQAVFAAEGDAVTTKLIKDRKTGKCRGFGFLTVNNDDQADQIIEKYNGQMFKDAAIKLEKALPRTKGEEGEEQTPKPVLQSSSTPAPVPSTNKQSRREKSSKKSKRGGSPVESTTSVDTDAIRPDPRWAEQLTKIKQMLTATAP